In one window of Macadamia integrifolia cultivar HAES 741 chromosome 2, SCU_Mint_v3, whole genome shotgun sequence DNA:
- the LOC122061781 gene encoding anthocyanidin 3-O-glucosyltransferase 5-like, whose product MSPPPTVLVVEHFGTYAFPIAEELGIPKYLYIPTTAAFLAFTVYVPTLDKLIEGEYVDMEEPVRIPSCKPIRVEDLVDPMMNRKNDMYDHYLYRATRLPLADAILINTWEDLEPTSLRALREDPILRQIMPLPVYPVGPIVLSPGPPCDQSRAECLAWLDQQPLESVIYVSFGSAGRLSEEQLTELALGLGLSGKRFLWVVRPPVGNDGAFFNPGGDGDVGLSRYLPDGFLSRTQELGLVVPMWAPQVEVLSHPSVGGFLSHCGWNSTLESMLNGVPMIAWPLYAEQRMNATMLVEEVGVSLRTKELPTKRVVGREEIEKLVRLVMDKEGVAVSRRMKEVKESGLRAVGEGGSSWDWLSHVAQQWKQIGNAKAKTGARIKGQTDGADHECSSTVNT is encoded by the coding sequence ATGTCACCGCCGCCCACTGTCCTGGTAGTCGAACATTTCGGCACCTATGCTTTCCCCATCGCGGAAGAGCTGGGCATCCCCAAATACTTATACATTCCTACCACGGCAGCGTTCTTGGCGTTCACGGTGTACGTGCCGACACTAGATAAGTTAATAGAGGGCGAGTATGTGGACATGGAGGAGCCGGTTCGCATACCAAGTTGCAAGCCGATTCGAGTGGAGGACCTGGTCGATCCCATGATGAACCGGAAAAACGACATGTATGACCACTATTTATATAGGGCGACCAGGTTGCCCTTGGCAGATGCGATATTGATAAACACGTGGGAGGATTTAGAGCCAACATCACTTAGAGCCCTTCGAGAGGATCCCATTCTACGTCAGATCATGCCTCTGCCGGTTTATCCAGTGGGCCCAATAGTGTTGTCACCGGGCCCACCTTGTGACCAATCACGTGCAGAGTGTCTGGCGTGGCTGGATCAACAACCCTTGGAATCGGTGATCTATGTTTCGTTTGGGAGCGCCGGAAGGCTATCGGAGGAGCAACTCACTGAGCTGGctttggggttggggttgagTGGGAAACGATTTCTTTGGGTGGTGCGTCCCCCGGTTGGGAACGACGGGGCTTTCTTCAACCCCGGCGGAGATGGAGATGTTGGGCTGTCAAGGTACTTGCCGGACGGGTTCTTATCCCGAACCCAAGAGCTGGGATTGGTTGTCCCTATGTGGGCCCCGCAGGTAGAGGTTTTAAGCCATCCATCGGTAGGTGGATTCTTATCACACTGTGGATGGAACTCGACGCTGGAAAGCATGTTGAACGGGGTGCCGATGATCGCATGGCCTCTGTACGCTGAGCAGAGGATGAATGCGACGATGCTGGTGGAGGAAGTAGGGGTGAGTTTGAGGACGAAGGAGTTACCGACGAAGAGGGTGGTAGGAAGGGAAGAGATAGAGAAGCTGGTGAGGTTGGTGATGGATAAGGAAGGGGTAGCGGTGAGTAGAAGAATGAAGGAAGTGAAGGAGAGTGGGTTGAGAGCTGTGGGTGAGGGTGGGTCTTCTTGGGATTGGCTCTCTCATGTCGCGCAGCAGTGGAAGCAGATTGGTAATGCTAAAGCAAAGACTGGGGCCAGGATAAAAGGACAGACAGATGGAGCTGATCATGAGTGTTCATCAACAGTCAACACTTAG
- the LOC122070723 gene encoding anthocyanidin 3-O-glucosyltransferase 5-like encodes MPALRAALVAMSPQPTVLVLEMFGTNAFPIAEELGIPKYVYIPTTAAFLALTVYVPTLHKEIEGEYVDMQEPVRVPSCKPIRAEDLVDPMMDRKNDQYDGYVNMGSMLPLADAIMINTWEDLEPKTLRALREDPILRRIMPLPVYPVGPIVISPGPPFDQSRAECMAWLDAQPLESVIYVSFGSGGTLSEEELTELALGLEMSGKRFVWVVRPPAGKNGAFFTALGGGAEGHDDLSRYLPDGFLTRTRERGLVVPMWAPQGEVLSHPSIGGFLSHCGWNSTLESMVNGVPMIAWPLYAEQKMNAAMLEEEVGVAVRTKELPTKKVVGREEVEKLVRLVMEKEGEAVRRRMKEVKESGLRAMGEGGTSLHWLSHVAQQWKFCYAKSKAVEKQVEEIEGACEWSRTFKDRLTSREFFIR; translated from the coding sequence ATGCCAGCCTTACGAGCCGCTCTTGTTGCCATGTCACCGCAGCCTACTGTTCTGGTCCTAGAAATGTTTGGAACCAACGCTTTCCCCATCGCAGAAGAGCTAGGCATCCCCAAATACGTTTACATCCCAACCACGGCAGCCTTCTTGGCGTTGACGGTGTACGTTCCTACGCTGCATAAGGAGATAGAGGGCGAATACGTGGACATGCAGGAGCCGGTTCGCGTCCCAAGTTGCAAGCCGATTCGGGCGGAGGATCTGGTCGACCCCATGATGGACCGGAAGAACGACCAGTATGACGGATATGTAAATATGGGGTCCATGTTGCCCTTGGCAGATGCGATAATGATAAACACGTGGGAGGACTTAGAGCCAAAAACACTCAGAGCCCTCCGAGAGGATCCAATCCTACGTCGGATCATGCCCTTGCCCGTTTATCCTGTGGGCCCAATAGTGATATCACCGGGCCCACCTTTTGACCAATCACGTGCAGAATGTATGGCGTGGCTGGATGCACAACCTTTGGAATCGGTGATTTACGTATCGTTTGGGAGCGGCGGAACGCTGTCGGAAGAGGAACTCACCGAGTTGGCTTTGGGGTTGGAGATGAGTGGGAAACGATTTGTTTGGGTGGTGCGTCCACCGGCAGGGAAGAACGGGGCTTTCTTCACCGCATTGGGCGGAGGCGCAGAAGGGCACGATGATCTGTCAAGGTACTTGCCGGACGGGTTCTTGACACGAACCAGAGAGAGAGGATTGGTTGTGCCCATGTGGGCCCCCCAAGGAGAGGTGTTGAGCCATCCATCGATTGGAGGGTTCTTATCACACTGCGGGTGGAACTCGACGCTGGAAAGCATGGTGAACGGAGTGCCGATGATCGCGTGGCCACTGTATGCGGAGCAGAAGATGAATGCGGCGATGCTGGAGGAGGAAGTAGGGGTGGCGGTGAGGACGAAGGAGTTGCCGACGAAGAAAGTGGTGGGAAGGGAAGAGGTAGAGAAGCTGGTAAGGTTGGTAATGGAAAAGGAAGGGGAAGCAGTGAGGAGAAGAATGAAGGAAGTGAAGGAGAGTGGATTGAGAGCGATGGGTGAGGGTGGAACTTCTCTACATTGGCTCTCTCATGTTGCCCAGCAGTGGAAGTTTTGTTATGCTAAATCAAAGGCAGTGGAGAAACAGGTGGAAGAGATCGAAGGAGCTTGCGAGTGGTCAAGAACATTTAAAGATCGGCTTACTTCCCGTGAGTTTTTCATTCGCTAG